The uncultured Fibrobacter sp. genome contains a region encoding:
- a CDS encoding bifunctional indole-3-glycerol phosphate synthase/phosphoribosylanthranilate isomerase, with translation MSEDILAKIVRMRREDISRLGLNFGIEIPEKRRGGHTEFLGNAGAILEVKRASPSKGDIAPDLDPVALATTYAEAHAQAVSVLTESNFFKGSLRDLIAVADLMERRRQQGLHACAVLRKDFLLFEDEIDIAYRCGADAVLLIARILDDAQLVKMAKRAQSFDMQAFVEVRETDDLRKLKLVTEALGDAAAKTVVAGVNSRDLATFHTDPLVPASIRSKLPAKAVFESGILCPADATYARNLGFTGILVGEAVAKNPPLAKEVVGAFESGSENARGKFWKKFAERKAAQKAGPLVKICGITRDEDGKLAAELGADMLGFVFSTTKRLTTEEFVRSFAEKIGSNRPILVGVITDPESVEGKTAIKLAKEGVLDAVQFHGVAPEAEYSGLPHYCAARVGEESDFDKVVALRKNGEPRILLDAKVEGIPGGTGKTIPENLLREKAGELPLWLAGGITPENVGAIVQKFHPELVDVSSGVEDALGIKNAKKISALFDALKSV, from the coding sequence ATGAGCGAAGACATTTTAGCCAAAATCGTACGTATGCGCCGCGAAGATATTTCGCGGTTGGGTTTGAATTTCGGAATTGAAATTCCCGAAAAACGCCGTGGCGGTCATACCGAATTTCTCGGGAACGCCGGTGCGATTCTTGAAGTCAAGCGAGCATCGCCTTCTAAGGGCGATATTGCGCCGGACTTGGACCCCGTAGCGCTGGCGACGACTTATGCCGAGGCCCATGCGCAGGCAGTTTCGGTGCTTACCGAAAGCAATTTCTTTAAGGGTTCGCTCCGCGACTTGATTGCGGTTGCCGACTTGATGGAACGCCGCCGTCAGCAGGGCTTGCATGCGTGTGCCGTACTTCGCAAAGATTTCCTCTTGTTCGAGGATGAAATCGATATTGCTTACCGCTGCGGTGCCGATGCGGTGCTCTTGATTGCCCGCATTCTGGATGATGCCCAACTGGTAAAGATGGCAAAGCGTGCCCAGAGTTTTGATATGCAGGCCTTTGTGGAAGTCCGCGAAACTGATGACCTGCGCAAGCTGAAATTGGTGACCGAAGCCTTGGGCGATGCTGCCGCCAAGACGGTGGTGGCGGGCGTCAATTCCCGCGACTTGGCTACATTCCATACGGACCCTTTGGTTCCCGCGTCTATCCGTAGCAAGCTCCCGGCCAAGGCTGTTTTTGAATCGGGGATTTTATGCCCGGCCGATGCGACTTATGCCCGCAACCTTGGCTTCACGGGAATCCTGGTGGGCGAGGCCGTTGCCAAGAATCCGCCGCTTGCTAAAGAAGTGGTAGGCGCATTTGAATCGGGCTCCGAAAATGCCCGCGGCAAGTTCTGGAAAAAGTTTGCAGAACGCAAGGCTGCCCAAAAGGCGGGCCCGCTCGTTAAAATTTGTGGCATTACTCGCGACGAAGATGGTAAGCTTGCCGCTGAACTCGGCGCCGATATGCTCGGCTTTGTATTCAGCACTACCAAGCGCTTGACTACCGAAGAGTTCGTACGCAGCTTTGCTGAAAAGATTGGTTCGAACCGTCCGATTCTCGTTGGCGTCATCACCGATCCCGAATCCGTTGAAGGCAAAACCGCTATCAAGCTTGCCAAAGAAGGCGTGCTCGATGCAGTTCAGTTCCACGGTGTAGCTCCCGAAGCCGAATACAGCGGCTTGCCGCATTACTGTGCCGCCCGCGTGGGCGAGGAATCCGATTTCGACAAGGTTGTTGCTCTCCGCAAGAATGGTGAACCACGCATTCTCTTAGATGCCAAGGTCGAAGGAATCCCTGGCGGTACGGGCAAGACCATTCCCGAAAACCTGCTTCGCGAAAAAGCGGGTGAGTTACCGCTCTGGCTTGCCGGCGGCATCACGCCTGAAAATGTGGGCGCGATTGTCCAAAAGTTCCACCCGGAACTCGTCGATGTCTCCAGCGGTGTCGAAGACGCCCTCGGAATCAAGAATGCAAAAAAAATAAGCGCGTTGTTTGACGCGCTAAAATCCGTTTAA
- a CDS encoding YbjQ family protein has product MKLYTTDFITGKEIETLQMVRGSVVFSKNVVRDVFAGLKTLVGGEIAGYTEMLNDARNIAIERMENQAGMIGADAIVNVRFATASVMAGSAEIIAYGTAVKFKK; this is encoded by the coding sequence ATGAAACTCTACACAACAGACTTTATCACCGGCAAGGAAATCGAAACTCTTCAGATGGTGCGCGGGAGCGTTGTCTTTAGCAAGAACGTGGTACGCGACGTATTTGCAGGACTCAAGACACTTGTAGGTGGCGAAATCGCCGGTTATACCGAAATGCTGAACGACGCTCGGAACATTGCTATTGAACGTATGGAAAATCAGGCCGGAATGATTGGGGCAGACGCCATCGTGAACGTGCGCTTCGCAACCGCCTCGGTGATGGCAGGCTCCGCAGAAATCATTGCCTACGGAACCGCCGTTAAGTTCAAGAAATAA
- a CDS encoding Hsp33 family molecular chaperone HslO translates to MNFKDRIIRATGKKTPFRLIVVDLTATMNEIGKKHNAQGFALKLLAENSIASIFLSASLKFPGTVSFTTRFSGEITLVQSDSTPQGLVRAMIPQPELQAVGGNEPALIPQSVRVVKLNEQGKRVHESIIEAPAVSMGQNLATYLLQSEQIRSAVGIEAAFNKEDPSKLDYAAGFYIEAFPDLEDKDINLIEVIIQNLPKFCDMNTPEGFDLDELLDQLRGPYEIDIVKEIDPKAYCPCSRERTVATLATLPLKDLQDLEKEGKDLEVICDFCRTPYQITIADLREIIKERKK, encoded by the coding sequence ATGAATTTCAAGGACCGCATTATCCGCGCTACGGGCAAGAAGACGCCCTTCCGCCTGATTGTCGTCGACTTGACCGCGACGATGAACGAAATCGGCAAAAAGCATAACGCACAGGGTTTCGCCCTCAAGCTCTTGGCCGAAAACTCCATCGCAAGCATTTTCTTGAGCGCTTCGCTCAAGTTCCCAGGCACAGTGAGCTTTACCACCCGTTTCTCGGGCGAAATCACGCTGGTGCAGTCGGACTCCACGCCGCAAGGCCTGGTGCGCGCCATGATTCCGCAGCCGGAACTCCAGGCTGTTGGCGGTAACGAACCCGCCCTGATTCCGCAGAGCGTCCGCGTCGTCAAACTGAACGAACAGGGCAAGCGCGTCCATGAAAGCATTATCGAGGCTCCCGCCGTATCGATGGGCCAGAACCTCGCCACCTACCTTTTGCAGTCCGAACAGATCCGCTCGGCCGTGGGCATCGAAGCCGCCTTCAACAAAGAAGACCCGAGCAAGCTCGACTACGCCGCCGGTTTCTACATCGAAGCCTTCCCCGACCTCGAAGACAAGGACATCAACCTAATCGAAGTCATCATCCAGAACTTGCCGAAGTTCTGCGACATGAACACGCCCGAAGGCTTTGACCTGGACGAGCTCCTGGACCAGCTGCGCGGCCCCTACGAAATCGATATCGTGAAAGAAATCGACCCGAAGGCCTACTGCCCCTGCAGCCGCGAACGCACCGTGGCAACGCTTGCCACACTCCCGCTCAAGGACTTGCAGGATCTCGAAAAAGAAGGCAAGGACCTCGAAGTGATTTGCGACTTCTGCCGCACCCCGTACCAGATTACGATTGCGGATTTAAGAGAAATTATTAAGGAACGAAAGAAATAA
- a CDS encoding cytosine permease, with product MEKRTNLLTNGVIWFGVAISVSEIEAGIEIGAASSYDSVWLPLILGHILGGILLFFVGLIGARVRLNAMETTASVYGSYGSKFFASLNLFQLIAWIAVLNAQGASVLAGLNLPISFPLTCVILAVLIAIWVFVGLRRFAKVTTVVMAVLTVLLIVLTAKLFSVGTSSAPAAEHALSFWNIFEISMALPLSWLPVISDYTKDVEKPTRATAVSAIAYSVASFWMYFIGLQIAAAGVGNDIARAILLAGLGIPGIIIVVLSTVTTNFLAANSAGESAKAIVHKLNPKITGVVVSGISAVLAISGIMDHYIGFLYLIASVFAPMAAVLLVSFFLAKNHQVGHKYWILNLFAWLVGFAVYQVTSHLDSVILGPTLLSILASALISYLFSKALTLKPKGNS from the coding sequence GTGGAAAAGCGCACGAATCTTTTAACGAATGGAGTCATCTGGTTTGGGGTGGCTATCTCGGTTTCTGAAATCGAAGCCGGTATTGAAATTGGGGCCGCCTCCTCTTACGATTCTGTTTGGCTCCCGCTGATTTTGGGCCATATTCTGGGCGGCATTTTGCTGTTCTTCGTGGGCCTTATCGGCGCCCGCGTCCGCCTGAATGCCATGGAAACGACCGCATCTGTCTACGGCTCTTACGGTTCTAAGTTCTTCGCCTCGCTGAACTTGTTCCAGTTGATTGCTTGGATTGCTGTGCTGAATGCGCAAGGGGCGTCTGTCTTGGCGGGTCTCAATCTCCCGATTTCTTTCCCGCTGACTTGCGTGATTCTTGCGGTGCTGATTGCCATTTGGGTCTTTGTGGGGCTTCGCCGTTTTGCGAAAGTCACGACGGTGGTGATGGCGGTTCTGACGGTGCTCTTGATTGTGCTGACAGCCAAGTTGTTCAGTGTCGGAACATCGAGTGCGCCTGCTGCAGAACATGCGCTGAGCTTCTGGAATATCTTTGAAATTTCGATGGCGCTTCCGCTTTCTTGGTTGCCGGTGATTTCGGACTACACCAAGGATGTCGAAAAGCCGACGCGCGCTACGGCGGTCTCTGCGATTGCCTACTCGGTGGCAAGTTTCTGGATGTACTTTATTGGGCTTCAGATTGCGGCAGCCGGAGTCGGTAACGATATCGCCCGCGCCATTTTGCTTGCGGGCCTTGGAATCCCGGGAATCATTATCGTTGTGCTTTCGACTGTGACCACCAACTTCTTGGCGGCTAACTCTGCTGGCGAATCGGCCAAGGCCATTGTCCATAAGTTGAATCCGAAAATCACGGGTGTCGTGGTGAGCGGTATCAGCGCAGTCCTTGCCATTTCGGGCATTATGGATCATTACATCGGATTCCTTTACCTGATTGCCTCGGTGTTTGCCCCGATGGCTGCCGTACTCCTGGTTTCGTTCTTCTTGGCGAAAAATCACCAGGTGGGCCACAAGTACTGGATTTTGAACTTGTTCGCATGGCTGGTGGGCTTTGCCGTTTACCAAGTCACGTCGCACCTGGATTCTGTAATACTCGGCCCCACGCTTCTTTCTATCCTGGCGTCGGCCTTAATTTCCTATCTTTTCTCTAAAGCCTTGACTTTGAAGCCTAAGGGAAATTCATGA
- the thrH gene encoding bifunctional phosphoserine phosphatase/homoserine phosphotransferase ThrH, whose amino-acid sequence MFTKQCVVTLDLEGVLAPEIWIAVAEKTGIKDLRLTTRDIPDYDVLMKGRIKILERENIKLSDIQNVIANLGLLDGARDFMDKLRDEAQVIILSDTFQEFAYPIMKNLGFPTIFCHNLEVENDMIKGYHLRLNDQKTKVVKHLQDLNFKVFASGDSFNDTGMLKQADKGCFFCAPDSIVAQFPQLEATKTYAELLEKFHQFQATL is encoded by the coding sequence ATGTTCACAAAGCAATGTGTCGTTACCCTGGACCTTGAAGGTGTCCTCGCCCCTGAAATCTGGATCGCCGTCGCCGAAAAGACCGGCATCAAGGACCTGCGCCTGACTACGCGCGACATTCCCGACTACGACGTGCTCATGAAGGGCCGCATCAAGATTTTGGAACGCGAAAACATCAAGCTTTCGGACATCCAGAACGTGATCGCAAACCTCGGACTCCTCGACGGCGCCCGCGACTTTATGGACAAACTCCGCGACGAAGCCCAGGTGATCATTCTTTCGGACACTTTCCAGGAATTCGCCTACCCCATCATGAAGAATCTCGGATTCCCGACGATCTTCTGCCACAACCTGGAAGTCGAAAACGACATGATCAAGGGCTACCACCTGCGCCTTAACGACCAGAAGACAAAAGTCGTGAAGCACCTGCAGGACCTGAACTTCAAGGTGTTTGCCTCGGGCGATTCCTTCAACGACACGGGCATGCTCAAGCAGGCCGACAAGGGCTGCTTCTTCTGCGCCCCGGATTCCATCGTCGCCCAGTTCCCGCAGCTCGAAGCCACCAAGACCTACGCCGAACTCCTGGAAAAGTTCCACCAGTTCCAGGCAACGCTGTAA
- the trpA gene encoding tryptophan synthase subunit alpha has product MNLMSHLIAGFPDAETSIAIADALVKGGANILEIQLAFSDPSADGPAIQTASTIALDKGYSTKQGLEIVKKIHDRHPETPIYIMTYGSLAFTPGVENFVKMCKDVGVSACIIPDLPFDGDEGLTEACKKHGLENIPVAAPSMTKERLETMASKGFKYIYAALRAGTTGSETTIDQATLDFIDTVGKGGAKVLGGFGIRNGEQSKVLSKHVYAVVAGSVFVNLVLSNEDSAEGRKKAIAEIEAKAKEIAGK; this is encoded by the coding sequence ATGAATTTAATGTCTCATCTTATTGCGGGTTTTCCTGACGCAGAAACTTCTATCGCCATCGCCGACGCACTTGTGAAGGGTGGCGCAAATATCCTTGAAATTCAGCTTGCCTTCAGTGATCCGAGCGCCGACGGTCCGGCTATTCAGACGGCATCGACCATTGCTCTTGACAAGGGGTACTCCACCAAGCAGGGCCTCGAAATCGTGAAGAAGATTCACGATCGTCACCCTGAAACGCCAATCTACATCATGACTTATGGCTCGCTCGCCTTTACCCCCGGCGTCGAAAATTTCGTCAAGATGTGCAAGGACGTGGGCGTTTCCGCTTGCATCATTCCGGACTTGCCGTTCGACGGCGACGAAGGCCTGACCGAAGCTTGCAAGAAGCACGGCCTCGAAAACATTCCGGTGGCAGCACCTAGCATGACCAAGGAACGCCTCGAAACGATGGCTTCCAAGGGTTTCAAGTACATCTACGCAGCACTCCGTGCGGGTACGACCGGTAGCGAAACGACGATTGACCAGGCAACGCTTGACTTTATCGATACTGTCGGTAAGGGTGGCGCCAAGGTACTCGGCGGCTTCGGTATCCGTAACGGCGAACAGTCCAAGGTGCTCAGCAAGCATGTGTACGCCGTGGTCGCGGGCTCCGTGTTCGTGAACCTCGTGCTCTCTAACGAAGACTCCGCCGAAGGCCGCAAAAAAGCCATCGCCGAAATCGAGGCGAAGGCTAAAGAAATTGCGGGGAAGTAA
- the trpB gene encoding tryptophan synthase subunit beta translates to MTISSNNGFFDKFGGKYVAEIIRRPLDDLEAAFNKYIHDPEFLEELRIIQRDYIGRETPLYYAPTATELLGGAQIYIKLEGLANTGAHKINNAIGQCLLAKKMGKTRIIAETGAGQHGLATAAACAKLGLECVVYMGEVDVRRQQPNVATMEMYGAKVVPVTSGARTLKDAVNEAMRDWATNFKNTHYVLGSALGPAPFPDIVRTFQSIIGEEVKRQAAERNIDIAAVVACVGGGSNSIGVFTPFIEDKKVRLIGAEAGGIGPNKGENAARMTGNASREGILQGYKSRFLIDEDGQSLPTRSISAGLDYMGIGPQLAALGESGRVEFTAILDKEALEAVKFFARNEGILFALESAHAGAAAMKIAKELPKDKALVINMSGRGDKDIFITSPVFRPEKWKEFLKAELVRLENNEDIHDAEIMTRK, encoded by the coding sequence ATGACAATTTCTTCAAATAACGGTTTCTTTGACAAGTTCGGCGGCAAGTATGTTGCTGAAATCATCCGCCGTCCGCTCGACGACCTCGAAGCGGCCTTCAACAAGTACATCCATGATCCGGAATTCCTCGAAGAGCTCCGAATCATCCAGCGTGACTACATTGGCCGCGAAACGCCGCTGTATTACGCTCCGACGGCAACGGAACTGTTGGGTGGCGCTCAGATCTACATCAAGCTTGAAGGCCTTGCCAACACGGGTGCCCACAAGATCAACAACGCCATCGGTCAGTGCCTCTTGGCCAAGAAAATGGGCAAGACCCGCATCATCGCCGAAACGGGTGCCGGTCAGCACGGCCTTGCGACGGCTGCCGCTTGCGCCAAGCTCGGCCTCGAATGCGTGGTGTACATGGGTGAAGTCGATGTGCGCCGCCAGCAACCGAACGTGGCGACCATGGAAATGTATGGTGCCAAGGTCGTGCCGGTCACGAGCGGTGCCCGCACCCTTAAGGATGCCGTGAACGAAGCTATGCGCGACTGGGCTACGAATTTCAAGAACACGCACTATGTGCTCGGTTCTGCTCTCGGTCCGGCTCCGTTCCCGGATATCGTTCGTACTTTCCAGTCCATTATCGGTGAAGAAGTCAAGCGTCAGGCCGCTGAACGTAACATTGATATCGCAGCCGTTGTCGCTTGCGTGGGTGGCGGTAGCAACTCTATCGGCGTGTTCACTCCGTTTATCGAAGACAAAAAGGTGCGCTTGATTGGTGCCGAAGCCGGTGGTATCGGCCCGAACAAGGGTGAAAACGCCGCTCGCATGACGGGTAACGCCAGCCGCGAAGGCATTCTGCAGGGTTACAAGAGCCGCTTCCTCATCGATGAAGACGGTCAGTCGCTGCCGACCCGTTCTATTTCGGCAGGCCTTGACTACATGGGAATCGGCCCGCAGCTCGCTGCCCTCGGCGAATCGGGCCGCGTGGAATTCACGGCAATTCTTGACAAGGAGGCTCTCGAAGCGGTGAAGTTCTTTGCCCGCAACGAAGGCATTCTCTTTGCTCTCGAAAGCGCTCATGCTGGCGCCGCCGCCATGAAGATTGCGAAGGAACTTCCGAAGGACAAGGCGCTCGTCATCAATATGAGTGGCCGCGGCGACAAGGACATCTTTATCACGAGTCCGGTGTTCCGCCCCGAAAAGTGGAAGGAATTCCTGAAGGCGGAACTTGTTCGCCTCGAAAACAACGAAGATATCCACGACGCCGAAATTATGACAAGGAAGTAA
- a CDS encoding type II secretion system protein, which produces MRFWTKKSISPEVRRRKAGFGIVEILISSLVLGFMIVALNLLQTSNRDSIIRIRSRDGAVAVAQEVLDSLSAVGVPSLQMPTSGNKIVLHKTRQWDGKPGASSGHKMTVDYTVRLGISNDADYQESNASYYHTTQHVYAKKVDIEVEWTYKGTPHSINMSTILR; this is translated from the coding sequence ATGCGTTTTTGGACCAAAAAGAGCATTTCTCCTGAAGTGCGCCGTCGCAAAGCCGGTTTCGGAATTGTTGAAATTCTGATTTCTTCGCTGGTTTTGGGTTTTATGATTGTTGCCTTGAACTTGCTGCAAACCAGCAATAGAGACTCGATTATCCGCATTCGCTCCCGCGATGGAGCGGTGGCAGTTGCTCAAGAAGTCCTTGATTCCTTGTCTGCCGTAGGGGTGCCCTCTTTGCAGATGCCTACTAGCGGAAATAAGATTGTTCTCCATAAAACCCGTCAGTGGGATGGTAAACCGGGGGCATCTTCGGGCCATAAAATGACCGTTGATTATACGGTCCGTTTGGGTATATCTAACGATGCGGATTATCAAGAGAGTAACGCTTCTTATTACCACACGACCCAGCATGTTTATGCCAAAAAAGTGGATATAGAAGTGGAGTGGACCTATAAAGGCACTCCGCACTCAATAAATATGTCCACAATCCTGCGATAG